From the genome of Hyperolius riggenbachi isolate aHypRig1 chromosome 9, aHypRig1.pri, whole genome shotgun sequence, one region includes:
- the TOMM22 gene encoding mitochondrial import receptor subunit TOM22 homolog: MAAPDVAELPSIRSPETEEEEELEEDDELDETLTERLWGLTEMFPDTLRTAAGSTIDLSMSAAKKMYSFSRSALWIGTTSFMILVLPVVFETEKLQMEQQQQLQQRQILLGPSTGMSGPLSPLPPKV, encoded by the exons ATGGCGGCCCCGGATGTGGCGGAGCTCCCGAGTATTCGGAGTccggagactgaggaggaggaggagctggaggaggatgacgag CTGGATGAGACCCTGACGGAGAGACTTTGGGGACTGACTGAGATGTTTCCGGATACTCTGCGGACGGCGGCTGGAAGCACCATAGACCTCTCCATGTCTGCCGCCAAGAAGATGTACAG CTTCTCCCGATCGGCCTTGTGGATCGGAACCACGTCTTTCATGATCCTGGTGCTGCCCGTGGTGTTTGAGACTGAGAAGTTACAGatggaacagcagcagcagctacagcAGAGACAG ATCCTTCTAGGCCCGTCTACTGGGATGTCGGGGCCTCTCTCTCCGCTCCCTCCGAAGGTGTAA